A region of Ochrobactrum quorumnocens DNA encodes the following proteins:
- the cysN gene encoding sulfate adenylyltransferase subunit CysN — MNAVLKPSVTSAAVSDFLADQERKTLLRFLTCGSVDDGKSTLIGRLLYDTKLIFEDQLATLKNDSRKFGTTEDDFDFALLVDGLEAEREQGITIDVAYRFFSTPRRKFIVADTPGHAQYTRNMATGASTADLAVVLIDARQGVLTQTRRHSFIASLLGIRHIVVAVNKIDLVDFSQEAFDGIVADYMSFAKELGFASIQAIPLSARYGDNVTSLSPRIDWYEGPYLLEHLETVRIDTEANARPFRLPVQYVNRPNLDFRGFSGTIASGVIAQGDTVVVAKSGKQSKIKRIATYDGDLPRASEGQAVTLVLEDEIEVSRGNMLVGAEARPEVADRFSANVVWFGEEALLPGRSYLLRTETDQTPVTINEIKYRTDVNTFAQEDVTQLDLNEVGFCHLQTADQIIFDPYADNRVTGAFVLIDRLTNATVGAGMIDSALRQATNVHLQAFDLDKQARAAQKFQKPAVLWFTGLSASGKSTIANRLEQRLHALGKHTYLLDGDNVRHGLNSDLGFSDEDRAENIRRVGEVAGLMADAGLITLVSFISPFCSERDRVRSRLPEGEFIEIFVDTPIEECMARDPKGLYAQALRGEIKAFTGIDSPYETPLSPELHLNTAGRDIDELVAEVEKYLAERGVIGSYGSDSWSI; from the coding sequence ATGAACGCCGTACTAAAGCCCTCTGTAACAAGTGCAGCCGTCAGCGATTTTCTGGCCGATCAGGAGCGCAAAACGCTTCTGCGCTTTCTCACTTGCGGCTCCGTTGATGACGGTAAGTCCACGCTGATCGGTCGCCTTCTTTACGATACCAAGCTGATTTTTGAAGACCAGCTTGCGACGCTGAAGAACGACAGTCGCAAGTTCGGCACGACCGAAGATGATTTTGACTTTGCCCTGCTGGTTGATGGTCTGGAGGCAGAGCGCGAGCAGGGCATCACCATTGATGTCGCTTATCGCTTTTTCTCAACGCCGCGCCGCAAATTCATCGTAGCTGACACGCCCGGCCATGCACAGTATACGCGCAACATGGCAACTGGCGCATCGACTGCCGATCTTGCTGTTGTGCTGATCGATGCACGTCAGGGCGTGCTGACACAGACGCGTCGTCACTCCTTCATCGCTTCGCTCTTAGGCATTCGGCATATTGTGGTGGCCGTCAACAAGATCGATCTGGTTGATTTCTCACAAGAAGCCTTTGACGGAATTGTCGCTGATTATATGAGCTTCGCCAAAGAATTAGGCTTTGCGAGCATCCAGGCCATTCCGCTTTCGGCACGCTACGGGGATAATGTTACCAGCCTGTCTCCACGTATCGATTGGTATGAAGGGCCATATCTGCTTGAACATCTGGAAACGGTGCGGATTGATACGGAAGCGAATGCCAGGCCATTTCGCTTGCCCGTACAATATGTAAACCGGCCTAATCTCGATTTTCGCGGTTTTTCCGGGACCATTGCTTCTGGTGTAATCGCACAAGGCGACACAGTTGTTGTCGCAAAGTCGGGCAAGCAATCGAAGATCAAACGCATCGCCACTTATGATGGGGATTTACCGCGTGCTTCCGAAGGGCAGGCGGTAACTCTGGTTCTCGAAGACGAGATCGAGGTCTCTCGCGGTAACATGCTTGTGGGAGCTGAGGCACGCCCAGAAGTGGCCGACCGTTTCAGCGCGAATGTGGTCTGGTTTGGCGAAGAGGCTTTGCTGCCGGGCCGTTCCTATCTCCTGCGTACCGAAACGGACCAAACACCGGTCACGATCAACGAGATCAAGTACCGCACTGACGTCAACACGTTCGCGCAGGAAGACGTCACACAACTGGATCTGAACGAGGTTGGCTTCTGCCATCTTCAGACGGCGGATCAGATTATATTTGATCCTTATGCGGATAACCGCGTGACGGGCGCTTTCGTGCTGATTGACCGTCTCACCAATGCAACTGTTGGTGCCGGCATGATCGATAGTGCGCTGCGTCAGGCGACCAATGTGCATCTGCAGGCTTTTGATCTCGACAAGCAGGCGCGTGCTGCGCAAAAATTCCAGAAGCCTGCCGTGCTTTGGTTCACGGGGCTTTCAGCATCTGGAAAGTCCACGATCGCCAACCGGCTCGAACAACGGCTTCACGCGCTCGGCAAACATACCTATTTGCTCGATGGCGATAATGTGCGTCATGGTCTCAATAGCGATCTCGGCTTTTCCGACGAAGATAGGGCGGAAAATATCCGCCGTGTTGGTGAAGTGGCGGGGCTGATGGCCGATGCTGGGCTGATTACGCTGGTATCGTTCATTTCGCCGTTCTGCTCTGAACGGGATCGCGTGCGTTCACGGCTGCCGGAAGGTGAGTTCATCGAAATCTTTGTCGACACACCGATTGAGGAATGCATGGCGCGTGATCCGAAGGGGCTTTATGCGCAGGCACTGCGAGGCGAGATCAAAGCCTTTACGGGTATCGATTCTCCTTATGAAACACCGCTTTCACCCGAGTTACATCTCAACACCGCAGGTCGTGACATTGACGAACTCGTCGCAGAGGTGGAAAAGTATCTGGCCGAACGTGGTGTTATCGGCAGCTATGGCAGCGATTCCTGGTCGATTTGA
- the cysQ gene encoding 3'(2'),5'-bisphosphate nucleotidase CysQ, translating to MKISASPKADLDGQALLAVLQEATLEAGRVIMKHYTDGCAVSAKKDQSPVTEADHAAEAIILSALASVASNIPVVAEEEAAAGRLPAHLGRKFLLIDPLDGTREFLLRNGDFTVNIALIEDGAPVAGLVYAPVRNLLYVGSPDGAVEIVTSFDHIAKSQRSIKARIAPAKRVVVCSRSHITTETEQFLKANQIGDSVSVGSSLKFCMIARGEADLYPRFGPTMEWDTAAGDAVLRAAGGMTTTFDALPLTYGQRSDGTVQSFANPDFVAYGAGTVPVFA from the coding sequence ATGAAGATATCCGCCTCTCCAAAAGCTGATCTTGACGGCCAGGCACTTCTTGCCGTTTTGCAAGAGGCGACGCTTGAGGCCGGGCGCGTGATCATGAAGCATTATACCGATGGATGTGCGGTGAGCGCCAAGAAGGATCAGTCGCCGGTCACTGAGGCGGATCATGCGGCTGAAGCCATTATTCTCTCCGCGCTCGCTTCTGTTGCCTCCAATATTCCGGTGGTGGCAGAAGAAGAGGCGGCTGCAGGGCGCTTGCCTGCGCATCTGGGACGAAAATTCCTGCTGATCGATCCACTGGATGGAACGAGGGAGTTTCTACTGCGCAATGGCGACTTCACAGTGAATATCGCGCTTATAGAAGACGGTGCACCTGTGGCTGGTCTGGTCTATGCGCCGGTGCGCAATCTTCTCTATGTGGGAAGCCCTGATGGTGCTGTTGAAATTGTAACGAGTTTTGACCATATCGCCAAAAGCCAACGATCGATTAAGGCGCGCATCGCTCCTGCGAAGCGCGTCGTGGTGTGCAGCCGGTCTCATATTACAACGGAGACAGAGCAGTTTCTGAAGGCCAACCAGATCGGCGATAGTGTTTCCGTAGGGTCTTCGCTCAAATTTTGCATGATTGCGCGCGGTGAAGCCGATTTATATCCCCGCTTTGGCCCGACAATGGAGTGGGATACGGCGGCTGGTGACGCAGTACTTCGCGCGGCTGGCGGAATGACGACCACATTTGATGCGCTTCCACTGACTTACGGTCAACGGTCCGATGGCACGGTGCAAAGCTTCGCCAATCCCGATTTTGTCGCTTATGGCGCAGGGACAGTTCCTGTTTTTGCTTAA
- a CDS encoding Crp/Fnr family transcriptional regulator translates to MHSGNLNTTALLIDGLVSLLESPPILAKLNTQEKQALQSLVISESSYPADAVIIDQGARIRSIHLVRSGWGCVYRDLSSGERQIIDFPMRCDFVGLRTADGYSYNTIKTITPMSVYEIPLTSLEKTIWQIPRLSMIFIELLSRQRSMLIEHLTNVGCRSAFVRTAHLLLELSDRVKSCGMGEPDSFYCPLTQYQLADALGLTPIHLNRMMRELREEGLVMFRSYKVEILDRQRLVEIAEYDGEFMRMSVFGKTK, encoded by the coding sequence ATGCATAGTGGTAACCTGAACACCACCGCCCTACTGATCGACGGCTTGGTTAGCTTATTGGAGTCTCCTCCAATTCTGGCCAAATTAAACACGCAAGAAAAACAAGCTTTGCAGTCTCTCGTCATTTCCGAGAGCAGTTATCCTGCTGATGCCGTCATCATTGATCAGGGCGCTCGTATAAGAAGTATTCATCTGGTGCGTTCAGGCTGGGGATGCGTTTATCGCGATCTTTCGAGTGGCGAACGCCAAATCATCGACTTTCCCATGCGATGTGACTTTGTTGGGCTGAGAACCGCTGACGGTTACAGCTACAATACGATCAAGACGATCACACCGATGTCGGTTTATGAAATACCGCTAACATCGCTGGAAAAAACAATCTGGCAGATTCCCAGACTGAGCATGATTTTCATTGAGCTTCTTTCGCGGCAGCGTTCGATGCTCATTGAACACCTGACGAATGTTGGCTGCCGAAGCGCATTTGTCCGCACGGCGCATCTTTTGCTGGAGCTTTCAGATCGCGTCAAATCCTGCGGAATGGGTGAGCCAGACTCATTTTATTGTCCACTCACACAGTATCAGCTCGCGGACGCCCTGGGCCTGACCCCCATTCATCTCAATCGCATGATGCGTGAGTTGCGCGAAGAAGGGCTCGTGATGTTCAGATCGTATAAGGTTGAAATTCTCGACAGGCAAAGACTGGTCGAAATTGCCGAATATGACGGCGAGTTCATGCGAATGTCCGTATTTGGCAAAACGAAGTAG
- a CDS encoding helix-turn-helix transcriptional regulator, whose protein sequence is MLEVREQYLWATPDGSGDGVSIAIGERTKDRGYSAGLPVQSEPHLTLVCKSNLERECLFNGLMMNGLKLPVVSYASIDKNMALNGAIVILMHIGSKRLADPFFSDEVEAAVKAWHPIPLVLLAEREEWSQVLRAMEIGARGYIPTSVDIKICVEAIHLALAGGMYVPASMLMKPPPEDLSDDVLGELLTVREIEVVHAIRVGKSNKIIAFELGMSEGTVKAHVHNIMRKIGAANRTEVACKLHKMYGNKFSEE, encoded by the coding sequence ATGTTGGAAGTTAGAGAACAGTACTTATGGGCGACACCTGATGGCAGCGGCGATGGAGTTTCTATTGCTATAGGTGAGCGAACAAAAGACAGAGGATATTCGGCCGGTTTGCCTGTGCAGAGTGAGCCACATTTAACGCTCGTCTGTAAAAGCAATCTGGAGCGGGAGTGCCTCTTCAACGGACTAATGATGAACGGACTGAAACTGCCCGTCGTTAGCTATGCATCTATCGATAAGAACATGGCGTTGAATGGTGCAATCGTTATTCTCATGCATATCGGATCAAAACGTCTCGCCGATCCGTTTTTTTCCGATGAGGTGGAGGCTGCGGTAAAGGCATGGCATCCGATACCGCTCGTACTCCTTGCCGAACGTGAGGAGTGGTCGCAGGTTTTGCGTGCGATGGAGATTGGAGCGCGCGGCTACATTCCGACATCGGTCGATATCAAGATTTGCGTGGAGGCCATTCATCTTGCCTTGGCGGGTGGGATGTATGTGCCAGCTTCGATGCTGATGAAACCGCCGCCGGAGGACTTGAGCGACGATGTATTGGGCGAGTTATTGACGGTACGCGAGATTGAAGTCGTTCATGCAATCCGAGTGGGTAAGTCCAACAAGATCATTGCGTTTGAACTTGGCATGAGTGAAGGCACAGTAAAGGCGCATGTTCATAACATTATGAGAAAGATCGGTGCCGCCAACCGCACCGAAGTCGCTTGCAAGCTGCACAAAATGTACGGCAATAAATTCAGCGAGGAATGA
- a CDS encoding DeoR/GlpR family DNA-binding transcription regulator: protein MQLTPRHNAILDIARRQGQVLVDDLAAAFDVTPQTVRKDLNDLCKARLLRRIHGGALYPSGVENMEYEARRRIAAHEKELIGRAAAEMIPDGASLFINIGTTTEAVSHALIDHNHLMVITNNINVANTLRVYPEIEVVIAGGVVRASDGGIVGEAAVDFIRQFKVDYAIIGASAMDEDGALLDFDFREVKVAQAIIANARHVILVTDSTKLERTAPVRLGHISQVHTFITDRCPSQQLRDLCRENEVELIETAEQASAEEKES from the coding sequence ATGCAGCTTACTCCTCGCCACAATGCAATTCTGGATATCGCTCGCCGACAAGGGCAGGTGCTGGTCGATGATCTGGCAGCCGCGTTCGATGTGACACCACAAACTGTGCGCAAGGATCTCAATGATCTCTGCAAGGCGCGTTTGCTGCGGCGCATTCATGGCGGCGCACTCTACCCATCTGGGGTTGAGAACATGGAATATGAGGCGCGCCGCCGTATCGCAGCGCATGAGAAGGAGCTGATCGGGCGGGCGGCTGCTGAAATGATCCCCGATGGCGCATCGCTGTTTATCAATATTGGCACGACGACCGAGGCTGTCAGTCACGCGCTCATAGACCACAATCACCTGATGGTCATCACCAACAATATCAATGTCGCCAACACGCTGCGTGTCTATCCCGAAATAGAGGTCGTTATTGCTGGCGGTGTCGTTCGTGCCTCCGACGGTGGTATTGTGGGTGAAGCGGCGGTTGATTTCATCCGTCAGTTCAAGGTCGATTATGCGATCATTGGTGCCTCAGCGATGGATGAAGATGGTGCTCTGCTCGATTTCGATTTCCGCGAAGTGAAAGTCGCTCAGGCTATCATCGCCAATGCACGCCACGTGATTCTTGTGACCGACTCAACAAAGCTCGAACGAACAGCGCCAGTACGACTTGGTCATATATCGCAGGTCCATACCTTCATCACTGACCGTTGTCCGTCACAGCAATTGCGCGATTTGTGCCGCGAAAACGAGGTCGAACTCATCGAAACCGCCGAGCAAGCCTCTGCTGAAGAGAAAGAATCGTAG
- the glpD gene encoding glycerol-3-phosphate dehydrogenase, with amino-acid sequence MAQNKIFDKIFDIFVIGGGINGCGIARDAVGRGFSVGLAEMNDLASGTSSRATKLIHGGLRYLEHYEFRLVREALMEREVLWANAPHLIHPMRFVLPFHKGGVRPAWLLRLGLFLYDHLGGRKKLPATRTLDMRTDPSSAPLKPLFTKAFEYSDCWVDDARFTALTARDAADRGAMIRTRTKVVSARRDHEAWTVTLENIDTGGREEVRARLLVNAAGPWADKVLQGVEGDRQLHNVRLVQGSHIVVRKKFSDPRSYFFQNNDGRIIFAIPYEDDFTLIGTTDQDYKGDPAKVAISDRETDYLCACASEYFKEPVRLEDIVWTYSGVRPLYDDGASKAQEATRDYVLKEDAPQDAAPLINVFGGKLTTARRLAEHMLEKIEHRLGKKGASWTHAAPLPGGDFEATSFDRELEKLKAAYPFLSSTHARRLFRLYGTRAHVLLGKASSLADLGRHFGADLYEAEVRYLVENEWAHTAQDILWRRTKLGLRMNAIEVSALEAFVQPVKAA; translated from the coding sequence ATGGCGCAGAATAAAATATTCGATAAAATATTCGACATTTTCGTAATCGGTGGCGGCATCAACGGATGCGGCATTGCAAGAGACGCCGTGGGGCGTGGCTTCTCTGTTGGTCTTGCCGAGATGAACGATCTGGCAAGTGGCACCTCGTCGCGCGCCACCAAGCTCATTCATGGTGGTTTGCGCTATCTGGAGCATTACGAGTTCCGTCTGGTGCGCGAAGCGCTGATGGAGCGCGAAGTGCTGTGGGCCAATGCGCCGCATCTCATTCATCCGATGCGCTTTGTGCTGCCTTTTCACAAGGGCGGCGTGCGTCCGGCCTGGCTTTTGCGCCTTGGCCTGTTTCTGTACGATCATCTGGGTGGTCGCAAGAAACTGCCTGCGACGCGCACACTCGACATGCGAACCGACCCTTCTAGCGCACCATTGAAGCCACTTTTCACCAAGGCTTTCGAATATTCGGATTGCTGGGTGGATGATGCTCGTTTCACCGCCCTGACTGCGCGTGACGCCGCCGATCGTGGAGCGATGATCCGCACACGGACCAAGGTCGTATCCGCGCGCCGTGACCATGAAGCATGGACTGTGACGCTGGAAAATATCGACACTGGCGGGCGCGAAGAGGTTCGTGCGCGTCTGCTGGTCAATGCCGCTGGCCCATGGGCCGATAAAGTATTGCAGGGCGTTGAGGGCGATCGACAACTGCACAATGTGCGTCTGGTTCAGGGTAGCCATATCGTGGTGCGCAAAAAGTTCTCCGATCCGCGTTCCTATTTCTTCCAGAACAATGACGGACGTATCATCTTTGCCATTCCCTACGAGGACGATTTTACGCTGATCGGCACCACTGATCAGGACTATAAGGGCGACCCGGCCAAAGTTGCGATCAGTGACAGGGAAACCGATTATCTCTGCGCTTGTGCCAGTGAATATTTCAAGGAGCCAGTGCGCCTTGAGGATATTGTCTGGACCTATTCCGGTGTGCGCCCGCTTTATGATGACGGCGCAAGCAAGGCGCAGGAAGCAACCCGCGATTATGTGTTGAAAGAAGATGCCCCTCAGGATGCCGCTCCGCTGATCAACGTGTTCGGTGGCAAGCTGACCACGGCTCGCAGGCTAGCCGAGCATATGCTTGAGAAGATCGAGCATCGTTTAGGCAAAAAAGGTGCATCATGGACCCATGCAGCACCTCTGCCGGGTGGCGATTTTGAGGCAACGTCCTTTGATCGTGAGCTTGAAAAGCTGAAAGCGGCCTATCCGTTTCTTTCGTCCACTCATGCGCGTCGTTTGTTCAGGCTCTATGGAACGCGAGCACACGTACTGCTTGGCAAGGCGAGTTCGCTGGCTGATCTCGGGCGGCATTTTGGTGCCGATCTCTACGAAGCAGAAGTGCGCTATCTCGTTGAGAATGAGTGGGCGCATACAGCACAAGACATTTTATGGCGGCGCACAAAACTTGGCCTGCGAATGAACGCGATAGAGGTTTCTGCTCTTGAGGCTTTCGTTCAACCAGTGAAAGCTGCTTAA
- a CDS encoding GAF domain-containing protein produces MGAPQDRIHADRIQSAIDTGGAARSALVASWRRSAQLHGLDPAELGAVQTLSDGEFRNVRERMERVVNIAQASMDRLYMAVGGVGCCVLLADSDGVPVERRGAAGDDDTFYEWGLWTGAVWSEAVEGTNGIGTCIAEQRALTIHRDQHFHTRNIGLSCTVAPIHDHQGRLMAALDVSSCRSDLTEAFVQLISVAVIDAARRIEAENFRQAFPQARIMLAPSADRTGGALIAVDKDDLVIGATRAARLSLGLTDETLSAALPAADILGWNADPREDMAESERSVILRAIARSDGNVSSAAKLLGISRATLHRKFNRLKIIRPN; encoded by the coding sequence ATGGGTGCACCGCAAGACAGAATTCATGCTGACCGCATCCAGTCCGCTATCGATACGGGTGGTGCGGCCCGCTCGGCTCTCGTCGCGTCATGGCGGCGATCAGCACAGTTGCATGGACTGGACCCGGCGGAGCTTGGTGCCGTCCAGACGCTTTCTGACGGCGAATTTCGCAATGTGCGTGAGCGTATGGAGCGTGTCGTCAATATAGCCCAAGCGAGCATGGATCGCCTTTATATGGCGGTTGGCGGTGTTGGTTGCTGTGTGCTTCTCGCTGACAGTGACGGCGTGCCGGTTGAGCGACGGGGTGCTGCAGGCGATGATGATACATTCTACGAGTGGGGTCTGTGGACCGGTGCCGTGTGGAGTGAAGCTGTCGAAGGCACCAACGGGATTGGAACCTGCATCGCCGAACAACGTGCGCTGACCATCCATCGCGATCAACATTTTCACACTCGAAACATAGGCCTTTCCTGCACGGTTGCGCCGATCCACGACCATCAGGGTCGGCTGATGGCAGCGCTTGATGTCTCATCATGCCGCAGCGATCTGACTGAGGCCTTTGTTCAACTGATTTCCGTCGCGGTTATTGATGCGGCTCGCCGGATAGAGGCTGAAAACTTCCGTCAGGCTTTTCCTCAGGCACGCATAATGCTGGCTCCAAGTGCTGATCGCACCGGCGGTGCGCTGATCGCAGTCGACAAGGATGATCTGGTGATTGGTGCGACAAGGGCTGCAAGGCTTTCTCTCGGTCTTACCGATGAAACCCTTTCGGCAGCACTTCCGGCTGCTGACATTTTGGGTTGGAATGCGGATCCGCGAGAGGATATGGCGGAGTCTGAAAGAAGCGTTATCCTGCGGGCCATTGCGCGTTCAGATGGCAATGTTTCCTCCGCTGCCAAGCTTCTTGGTATCAGCCGTGCCACGCTTCACCGTAAGTTCAATCGCCTGAAAATCATTCGTCCGAACTAG
- the adh gene encoding aldehyde dehydrogenase: MNKVEFHRSVKPEFAKRYGNFIGGKWVEPKSGRYFENTSPVNGQVLCEVARSDAADVDAALDAAHAAKDAWGRTSPAERAVILNKIADRIEANLPKLAAAETWDNGKPIRETTNADLPLAIDHFRYFAGAIRAQEGGISEIDHDTVAYHFHEPLGVVGQIIPWNFPILMAVWKLAPALAAGNCVVLKPAEQTPASILVLMEIIGDLLPAGVLNVVNGFGLEAGKPLASSPRIAKIAFTGETTTGRLIMQYASQNLIPVTLELGGKSPNIFFSDVTAEDDDFFDKAIEGFVMFALNQGEVCTCPSRALIHEKIYDKFMERALKRVEAIVQGDPLDPATMIGAQASSEQLEKILSYIDIGKQEGAEVLTGGGRNELAGDLAGGYYVKPTVFKGTNKMRIFQEEIFGPVVSVTTFKDDAEALAIANDTLYGLGAGVWTRDGTRAYRFGRAIQAGRVWTNCYHAYPAHAAFGGYKQSGIGRENHLKMLDHYQQTKNMLVSYSPKKLGFF; encoded by the coding sequence ATGAACAAGGTAGAATTTCATCGCTCCGTAAAGCCGGAGTTTGCCAAACGCTATGGCAATTTCATTGGCGGCAAATGGGTTGAACCCAAGTCTGGCCGCTATTTCGAAAACACATCCCCAGTCAATGGCCAGGTTCTGTGCGAAGTTGCACGTTCTGATGCGGCCGATGTTGATGCGGCTCTTGATGCGGCACACGCAGCCAAGGATGCATGGGGCAGAACCAGCCCTGCTGAACGTGCCGTTATCCTTAACAAGATCGCAGACCGCATCGAGGCAAATCTGCCGAAACTCGCAGCCGCTGAAACATGGGACAACGGCAAGCCGATCCGCGAAACCACAAATGCGGATCTGCCACTTGCTATTGATCACTTCCGTTATTTTGCCGGTGCAATCCGTGCGCAGGAAGGCGGAATTTCGGAAATCGACCACGACACGGTCGCTTACCATTTCCACGAGCCGCTCGGTGTCGTCGGCCAGATTATTCCGTGGAACTTCCCAATTCTTATGGCTGTTTGGAAGCTGGCGCCAGCACTTGCTGCCGGTAACTGCGTGGTGCTGAAGCCAGCAGAACAGACACCTGCATCCATCCTCGTGCTGATGGAGATCATTGGTGATCTTCTGCCTGCGGGCGTGCTCAACGTAGTCAATGGTTTCGGTCTGGAAGCTGGCAAGCCACTTGCATCGAGCCCGCGCATAGCCAAGATCGCCTTTACCGGTGAAACGACGACCGGTCGTCTCATCATGCAATATGCCAGCCAGAACCTTATCCCGGTTACGCTGGAACTGGGCGGCAAGTCGCCAAACATCTTCTTCTCCGACGTCACTGCGGAAGATGACGATTTCTTCGACAAGGCTATCGAAGGCTTTGTCATGTTCGCGCTTAATCAGGGCGAAGTCTGCACCTGTCCAAGCCGTGCGCTGATTCATGAAAAAATCTATGACAAGTTCATGGAACGCGCTTTGAAGCGTGTCGAGGCAATCGTTCAGGGTGATCCTCTTGATCCGGCAACCATGATCGGTGCGCAGGCATCTAGCGAACAGCTGGAAAAAATCCTGAGCTATATCGATATCGGCAAGCAGGAAGGTGCAGAAGTGTTGACCGGCGGTGGACGCAATGAGCTCGCCGGTGATCTGGCAGGCGGCTATTACGTCAAGCCGACCGTCTTCAAAGGCACCAACAAGATGCGGATTTTCCAGGAGGAAATCTTCGGTCCTGTTGTTTCGGTCACGACCTTTAAGGACGATGCCGAAGCGCTCGCGATTGCCAATGACACACTTTATGGTCTTGGCGCAGGTGTATGGACGCGTGACGGTACGCGCGCTTATCGCTTTGGTCGTGCCATTCAGGCAGGCCGCGTCTGGACGAATTGCTACCACGCCTATCCGGCCCATGCGGCGTTCGGTGGCTATAAGCAGTCGGGTATCGGTCGTGAAAACCACCTCAAGATGCTCGACCATTACCAGCAGACCAAAAACATGCTGGTGAGCTACAGCCCGAAGAAGCTCGGCTTCTTCTAA
- the adhP gene encoding alcohol dehydrogenase AdhP, with protein sequence MAKTMKAAVVREFGKPLTIDEVPIPQPGDGQIQVAIQASGVCHTDLHAAEGDWPVKPNPPFIPGHEGVGFVSAVGKGVKHVKEGDRVGIPWLYTACGHCVHCLGGWETLCEEQQNTGYSVNGGFADYVVADPNFVGHLPKNIEFNEIAPILCAGVTVYKGLKVTDTKPGDWVVISGIGGLGHMAVQYAKAMGLNVAAVDIDDKKLDLARRLGATVTVNAKTHNDPAAYIKKETDGGAQGVLVTAVSPKAFEQAIGMAARGGTIALNGLPAGEFPLSIFNMVLNGVTVRGSIVGTRLDLQESLDFAADGKVKATIRTDKIDNINAIFDEMRAGQIEGRVVMDLTQ encoded by the coding sequence ATGGCAAAGACAATGAAAGCGGCCGTGGTCCGCGAATTCGGTAAACCACTGACAATTGACGAAGTCCCGATTCCCCAGCCGGGAGATGGCCAGATTCAGGTGGCAATTCAGGCGTCTGGCGTCTGTCATACCGATCTTCATGCCGCTGAGGGCGATTGGCCCGTAAAGCCTAACCCTCCATTTATCCCCGGTCACGAAGGCGTTGGTTTTGTCTCGGCTGTCGGTAAAGGCGTCAAGCATGTCAAGGAAGGTGACCGCGTCGGCATTCCTTGGCTCTATACGGCCTGCGGCCATTGCGTGCATTGCCTGGGTGGCTGGGAAACGCTTTGCGAAGAGCAGCAGAATACCGGCTATTCCGTCAATGGCGGCTTCGCTGATTATGTCGTTGCTGATCCCAATTTCGTTGGACACCTGCCCAAGAACATCGAGTTCAACGAGATCGCGCCTATCCTTTGCGCAGGCGTAACAGTCTATAAAGGCCTCAAGGTCACGGACACCAAGCCCGGTGATTGGGTGGTGATTTCCGGCATTGGCGGTCTTGGCCATATGGCAGTGCAATATGCCAAAGCGATGGGGCTGAATGTTGCTGCCGTCGATATCGACGACAAGAAGCTGGATCTCGCCCGCAGGCTTGGTGCGACTGTGACGGTCAATGCCAAGACGCACAATGATCCGGCAGCCTATATCAAGAAAGAAACCGATGGCGGCGCACAGGGCGTGCTTGTCACAGCCGTTTCGCCGAAGGCTTTTGAACAGGCAATCGGCATGGCTGCGCGTGGCGGCACAATTGCGCTCAACGGACTGCCAGCTGGTGAATTCCCACTGTCGATTTTCAACATGGTGTTGAACGGTGTTACCGTGCGCGGCTCTATCGTCGGCACGCGCCTTGATCTGCAGGAATCGCTTGATTTTGCCGCCGATGGCAAGGTTAAGGCGACCATCCGCACCGACAAGATCGACAATATTAATGCGATTTTTGATGAAATGCGCGCGGGCCAGATTGAAGGCCGGGTTGTAATGGACCTGACGCAGTAA
- a CDS encoding DUF779 domain-containing protein, whose product MAQVAQNQQVTATEAALELINELQAEYGPIMFHQSGGCCDGSSPMCYPQGDLLLSDADVKLGEIGGAPFYISGSQYEAWKHTELIIDVVPGRGGMFSLDNGREKRFLTRSKICTI is encoded by the coding sequence ATGGCGCAAGTTGCACAAAATCAGCAGGTTACTGCGACCGAGGCGGCGCTCGAGCTGATAAATGAATTGCAGGCAGAATACGGGCCGATCATGTTTCATCAGTCGGGCGGTTGCTGTGATGGCTCCTCGCCGATGTGCTATCCGCAAGGCGATTTACTGTTGTCTGATGCAGATGTGAAGCTTGGCGAGATCGGTGGTGCACCATTTTACATCAGCGGCTCGCAATACGAAGCCTGGAAGCATACCGAACTCATCATTGATGTCGTGCCGGGGCGAGGTGGTATGTTCTCGCTCGACAATGGCCGTGAAAAGCGTTTTCTCACCCGCTCCAAGATATGCACGATTTGA